In Rhodospirillum rubrum ATCC 11170, a genomic segment contains:
- a CDS encoding ABC transporter ATP-binding protein — protein MIHAASALPPALACRGLSHGYGQRAVIRALDLEVAAGEIVCLLGPSGCGKSTTLRLAAGLEDPWSGTIALGGRPVSGQGRSVPPEERRIGFLFQDFALFPHLTVLGNVAFGLRALPRPARRQRAGACLAMVGMADYAEAYPHTLSGGQQQRVALARALAPEPLLMLLDEPFSGLDSRLRRRIREETARVLRARDVAALMVTHDPEEALAMADRIALMEDGRIVQCAAPPLLYHQPATPFAARFLGDVTEITARTGADGRIETPLGSVPAPAGLDAGTAALVMVRPEAVLLHPAETAAAARGRVTAHRALGRLTELRIAIDGMAEPVLVHQDGDGSWAIGDGVALGLRSKGVFVFAQS, from the coding sequence ATGATCCATGCCGCCTCCGCCCTACCGCCCGCCCTAGCCTGTCGCGGGCTCAGCCATGGCTATGGCCAGCGCGCCGTGATCCGCGCCCTCGACCTTGAGGTCGCGGCGGGCGAGATCGTCTGCCTGCTCGGCCCCTCGGGCTGCGGCAAAAGCACCACCTTGCGGCTGGCCGCCGGGCTGGAGGACCCGTGGTCGGGAACGATCGCCCTGGGCGGACGCCCGGTCAGTGGTCAGGGACGGAGCGTTCCGCCCGAGGAGCGCCGCATTGGCTTTCTGTTCCAGGACTTCGCGCTGTTTCCCCATCTGACGGTGCTGGGCAATGTGGCGTTCGGGCTGCGCGCCCTGCCCCGACCGGCGCGCCGGCAGCGGGCCGGGGCCTGTCTGGCGATGGTCGGCATGGCCGATTATGCCGAGGCTTATCCCCATACCCTGTCGGGGGGACAGCAACAGCGCGTCGCCCTGGCCCGGGCCCTGGCTCCCGAACCGCTGTTGATGCTGCTTGACGAACCGTTCTCCGGGCTCGATTCGCGACTGCGCCGGCGGATCCGCGAGGAGACGGCCCGGGTTCTGCGCGCCCGGGACGTCGCCGCCCTGATGGTGACCCACGATCCCGAAGAGGCCCTGGCGATGGCCGATCGCATCGCCCTGATGGAGGACGGCCGCATCGTTCAATGCGCCGCGCCGCCTCTGCTCTATCACCAGCCGGCGACGCCCTTCGCCGCCCGTTTCCTGGGGGATGTGACCGAGATCACCGCGCGGACCGGCGCGGATGGCCGCATCGAGACACCATTGGGCAGTGTGCCCGCCCCCGCCGGGCTGGACGCCGGCACCGCCGCCCTGGTGATGGTGCGCCCCGAGGCGGTCCTCCTTCACCCCGCCGAAACGGCGGCGGCGGCCCGCGGGCGCGTCACCGCCCACCGCGCCTTGGGCCGGCTTACGGAACTGCGGATCGCCATCGACGGCATGGCCGAGCCCGTGCTGGTCCACCAGGACGGCGACGGGAGCTGGGCGATCGGCGATGGCGTGGCCCTCGGCCTGCGCTCCAAGGGCGTGTTCGTTTTCGCCCAAAGCTGA
- a CDS encoding adenosine deaminase gives MAVDPAFLHALPKVELHLHIEGSLEPEMMVALAERNGLRLPYASVEAVRAAYDFQNLQDFLDLYYQGMAVLRTERDFEDLAMAYFQRAAAQNVLHAEIFFDPQGHTARGVALEAVIAGLTSARKRAEAELGVSSELILSFLRHLSEEEAFATLEEALPHRDQFIGVGLDSSEVGHPPAKFARVFARARAEGLRLVAHAGEEGPPDYVREALDLLAIDRLDHGNRALEDEALIERLIAEGMALTVCPLSNLKLRVVDDLGAHPLKAMLERGLKATINSDDPSYFGGYMLENMAAVAEALALETHHLRTLTANAIDASFASPARKAEMHARLAAVN, from the coding sequence ATGGCCGTCGATCCCGCTTTCCTCCACGCCCTGCCCAAGGTGGAGCTTCACCTGCATATCGAAGGCAGCCTGGAACCCGAGATGATGGTCGCCCTGGCCGAACGCAACGGCCTCCGCCTGCCCTACGCCTCGGTCGAGGCGGTGCGCGCGGCCTATGATTTCCAGAACCTGCAGGATTTCCTTGATCTGTATTACCAGGGTATGGCGGTGCTGCGGACCGAGCGGGATTTCGAGGATCTGGCGATGGCCTATTTCCAGCGCGCCGCCGCCCAGAATGTTCTGCATGCCGAGATTTTCTTCGATCCCCAGGGCCATACGGCGCGCGGCGTCGCCCTGGAGGCGGTGATCGCCGGGCTGACCAGCGCCCGCAAGCGCGCCGAGGCCGAATTGGGGGTGAGTTCGGAACTGATCTTGTCGTTCCTACGCCATCTGAGCGAGGAGGAGGCCTTCGCCACCCTTGAAGAAGCCTTGCCCCACCGCGATCAGTTCATCGGCGTCGGCCTTGATAGCTCGGAAGTCGGCCATCCGCCGGCCAAATTCGCCCGGGTCTTCGCCCGGGCGCGGGCCGAGGGCCTGCGGCTGGTCGCCCATGCCGGCGAGGAAGGCCCGCCCGATTACGTGCGCGAGGCCCTGGACCTGCTGGCCATCGACCGCCTGGACCACGGCAACCGGGCGCTGGAGGACGAGGCGCTGATCGAGCGTCTGATCGCCGAGGGCATGGCCCTGACGGTTTGCCCCTTGAGCAACCTCAAGCTCCGCGTCGTCGATGATCTCGGCGCCCATCCGCTCAAGGCCATGCTCGAGCGCGGGCTGAAGGCCACGATCAATTCCGACGATCCGTCGTATTTCGGCGGCTATATGCTTGAGAACATGGCCGCCGTCGCCGAGGCCCTGGCCCTGGAAACCCACCACCTGCGCACCCTGACCGCCAACGCCATCGACGCCTCCTTCGCCTCCCCCGCCCGCAAGGCCGAGATGCACGCGCGCTTGGCCGCGGTAAACTGA
- a CDS encoding ABC transporter permease, giving the protein MIRLRSVASPWTLGSALIASIVAVAPLSVLVLALTPEGEAIWGHLASTVLPGYLINTALLLLGVGLGTLVIGTGCAWLVTLYRFPGRRLFEWALLLPLAVPAFILGFTYTELLDYAGPVQATLRALAGWSSPRDYWFPEVRSLGGAILLMSLVLYPYVYLLARAAFLEQSLCTLEVSRTLGCTPLAAFFRVALPLARPSLVVGVALALMEALNDYGTVKLFNVHTLTSGLYNVWLIMGNRQGAAQIACVLLTFVVALIIAERLARAKRAYHGAGGRSRPIEGRPLNGLAGGAALIACALPVVLGFGVPAAVLLRNTLVRLPEAIDGPLLGYARASLTLSTLAAAIALALGLFLAYAGRLDPSPLTRWLGRLSGLGYALPGTVLAIGLLVPFGAFDNALDGWMRAHFGLSTGLLLSGSLFALVFAYVVRFLALSFGAAESGLARVRPSLDSAARSLGCRPAQVLARVHLPLIKGSLLTAALLVFVDSMKELPASLLLRPFNVETLATHVFQFASSEQIERAAPGALAIVVTGLIPVIVLSRAIAQARSWRGTPGETPSQ; this is encoded by the coding sequence ATGATCCGCCTGCGCTCCGTCGCCTCGCCCTGGACCTTGGGCAGCGCCCTTATCGCGTCGATCGTCGCTGTCGCGCCGCTGTCGGTGCTCGTGCTGGCGTTGACCCCCGAGGGCGAGGCGATCTGGGGTCATCTCGCCAGCACCGTCCTGCCCGGTTATCTGATCAATACGGCGCTGTTGCTGCTGGGGGTTGGCCTCGGCACCCTGGTGATCGGCACCGGCTGCGCCTGGCTGGTCACCCTTTATCGCTTTCCCGGCCGGCGGCTGTTTGAATGGGCCCTGCTGCTGCCGCTGGCGGTACCGGCCTTCATTTTAGGGTTCACCTATACCGAGCTGCTCGATTATGCCGGGCCGGTTCAGGCGACCTTGCGCGCCCTCGCCGGCTGGTCTTCGCCCAGGGATTATTGGTTTCCCGAGGTCCGCAGCCTGGGCGGCGCCATTCTTTTGATGAGCTTGGTGCTTTACCCTTACGTTTATCTGCTGGCCCGCGCCGCCTTTCTCGAACAGTCGCTGTGTACGCTGGAGGTCAGCCGCACCCTGGGCTGCACGCCGCTGGCCGCTTTTTTCCGGGTCGCCCTGCCGCTGGCCCGGCCGTCGCTGGTGGTCGGTGTCGCCCTGGCGCTGATGGAAGCGCTTAACGATTACGGAACCGTGAAGCTGTTTAATGTCCATACCCTGACCAGTGGGCTTTACAATGTCTGGCTGATCATGGGCAACCGCCAGGGCGCCGCCCAGATCGCCTGCGTGCTGCTGACCTTCGTCGTCGCCCTGATCATCGCCGAGCGGCTGGCCCGGGCCAAGCGCGCCTATCACGGGGCCGGCGGCCGAAGCCGGCCGATCGAGGGGCGGCCACTCAACGGTCTGGCGGGCGGTGCGGCCCTGATCGCCTGCGCCCTGCCGGTGGTTCTGGGCTTTGGCGTTCCGGCGGCGGTTCTGCTGCGCAATACCCTGGTCCGCCTGCCCGAGGCGATTGACGGCCCGCTTCTTGGCTATGCCCGGGCCAGCCTGACGCTGTCGACCCTGGCGGCGGCGATCGCCCTGGCTTTGGGCCTGTTCCTCGCCTATGCCGGCCGGCTTGATCCCAGCCCGTTGACCCGCTGGCTCGGCCGGCTTTCCGGCCTGGGCTATGCCCTGCCGGGCACGGTGCTGGCGATCGGCCTCCTGGTGCCCTTCGGCGCCTTCGATAACGCCCTTGATGGCTGGATGCGCGCCCATTTCGGGCTCTCCACCGGCCTACTGCTCAGCGGCAGTCTGTTCGCCCTGGTGTTCGCCTATGTGGTGCGCTTCCTGGCGCTCAGCTTCGGGGCGGCCGAAAGCGGACTGGCGCGCGTGCGCCCCAGCCTGGATAGCGCGGCGCGCAGTCTGGGATGCCGCCCGGCCCAGGTGCTCGCCCGGGTCCATCTGCCGCTGATAAAAGGCAGCCTGCTGACCGCCGCCTTGCTGGTTTTCGTCGATTCGATGAAAGAGCTTCCCGCCTCGCTGCTGCTGCGGCCCTTCAACGTCGAGACCTTGGCGACCCATGTCTTTCAGTTCGCTTCCAGCGAACAGATCGAGCGGGCGGCGCCGGGGGCCTTGGCCATCGTCGTCACCGGCTTGATCCCGGTGATCGTGCTCAGCCGGGCCATCGCCCAGGCCCGAAGCTGGCGGGGCACCCCTGGGGAGACGCCGTCTCAATGA
- a CDS encoding M23 family metallopeptidase translates to MPPTGRPVRFTLVGSAIGAALGATLYFNPPVSATPLFALSPKPAEIGSAASAFSPAFAATPPFAPSLADRVPEPALPALAMTGANHPFRGLSSHDSSYPRRSLDATALDWQGSGDSLTATVGAEFLAELDIMVPPAPGLDEDLAAALAALPAGKAGAGDSSAVDLTITVSRGDTLMELLSEQDVPLTEAHDAIEALRASFDPREIRPGHELTLSFEPRDEGAPLFRGLSFEPTIGTTITLTRTAENGFASTKQEAKLVRKVARYDGEISSSLFEAGIKAGIEQTALSELIRIYSYDVDFQRDLQKGDRFSMFYEQYYTDDGRLVRAGNVLFASMTLSGTVMPLYRFEDTEGFVDYYNGKGEGIRKALLRTPINGARLSSGFGLRRHPVLGFSKMHKGVDFAAPPGTPIYAAGDGVVEKAGPFSSYGNYVRLRHTEDYKTAYAHMKGFAAGITAGKKVRQGQVIGYVGTTGRSTGPHLHYEILRQNAQVNPMGVRFPSGKSLRGKELAAFQKERARVDMAFQATPSGTKLASAN, encoded by the coding sequence ATGCCGCCGACCGGAAGGCCGGTCCGATTTACCTTAGTCGGATCAGCCATCGGTGCCGCCCTTGGCGCCACTCTGTATTTTAACCCGCCCGTTTCGGCGACACCGCTTTTCGCGCTGTCGCCCAAGCCGGCCGAGATCGGTAGCGCAGCGTCTGCCTTTTCTCCCGCCTTCGCCGCGACGCCGCCTTTCGCGCCGTCGCTGGCCGACCGCGTTCCCGAACCCGCCCTCCCCGCCCTGGCGATGACCGGGGCCAACCACCCCTTCCGCGGTCTGTCATCCCACGACAGCAGCTATCCCCGGCGCTCGCTCGATGCCACCGCTCTCGACTGGCAGGGATCGGGCGACAGCCTGACCGCCACCGTCGGCGCCGAGTTCCTGGCCGAGCTCGACATCATGGTGCCGCCCGCCCCCGGGCTGGATGAGGATCTGGCCGCCGCCCTGGCCGCCTTGCCGGCGGGGAAAGCGGGCGCGGGCGACTCCTCGGCGGTCGATCTGACCATCACCGTGTCGCGCGGCGATACCTTGATGGAGCTGCTGAGCGAGCAGGACGTGCCCCTGACCGAAGCCCATGACGCCATTGAGGCCCTGCGCGCAAGCTTCGATCCGCGCGAGATCCGCCCCGGCCATGAATTGACCCTGTCGTTCGAGCCGCGCGATGAGGGGGCGCCGCTGTTTCGCGGTCTGAGCTTCGAGCCGACCATCGGCACCACCATCACCCTCACCCGCACCGCCGAGAACGGCTTCGCCTCGACCAAGCAGGAAGCCAAGCTGGTCCGCAAGGTGGCGCGCTATGACGGTGAAATCTCGAGCAGCCTGTTTGAGGCCGGCATCAAGGCCGGTATCGAGCAGACCGCCCTGTCCGAGCTGATCCGCATCTATTCCTATGACGTCGACTTCCAGCGCGATCTGCAAAAAGGCGATCGCTTCTCGATGTTCTACGAGCAGTATTACACCGATGACGGCCGTCTGGTGCGGGCGGGCAATGTGCTGTTCGCCTCGATGACGCTGTCGGGCACCGTCATGCCGCTCTACCGCTTCGAAGATACCGAGGGCTTCGTCGATTACTACAACGGCAAGGGCGAGGGCATCCGCAAGGCCCTGTTGCGCACGCCGATCAACGGCGCCCGCCTGTCTTCGGGCTTTGGCCTGCGCCGCCATCCGGTTCTCGGCTTTTCGAAGATGCATAAGGGTGTCGACTTCGCCGCCCCGCCCGGCACCCCGATCTATGCGGCGGGCGACGGCGTGGTCGAGAAGGCCGGACCCTTCAGCAGCTACGGCAATTACGTGCGGCTCCGCCATACCGAGGATTACAAGACCGCCTATGCCCATATGAAGGGCTTCGCCGCCGGGATCACGGCGGGCAAGAAGGTCCGCCAGGGTCAGGTGATCGGCTATGTCGGCACCACCGGCCGCTCGACCGGCCCCCATCTGCATTATGAAATCCTGCGCCAGAACGCCCAGGTCAATCCGATGGGCGTGCGCTTCCCCTCGGGCAAAAGCCTGCGCGGCAAGGAACTGGCCGCCTTCCAGAAAGAGCGGGCCCGGGTCGATATGGCCTTCCAGGCGACTCCGTCGGGGACCAAGCTGGCCAGCGCCAATTAG
- a CDS encoding Fe(3+) ABC transporter substrate-binding protein yields MSFARPRLFPVLISLLAGSTSLAGPAMAEGEVNIYSYRQPFLIQPMLDRFTAETGVRTNVVFTDQGLVERLKAEGANSPADVVLTVDISRLNELVTAKVVRPVSSPVIEANIPAATRDPQGRWFGLTTRARAIFAAKDRVPAGAVTSYADLADPRWKGRVCSRPGDHVYNIGLISAMIAHDGVDKTKAWLEGVKANLAQKPGGSDRSQVKAIKEGLCDLALVNTYYLGAMLADPDQKAWAESATMLFPDLSGHGTHVNVSGMAMTASAPNRDNALKLMEFLSGDEAQRLYAEANSEFPVKPDVARSPLVASWGTFTADPIALTEVASRAGEALKLVNEVDFNEGPGS; encoded by the coding sequence ATGTCTTTCGCCCGCCCCCGTTTGTTTCCCGTGCTGATCTCGCTGCTTGCCGGGTCGACGAGCCTTGCCGGACCGGCCATGGCCGAGGGCGAGGTGAACATCTATTCCTATCGCCAGCCGTTCCTGATCCAGCCGATGCTTGACCGCTTCACCGCCGAGACCGGTGTGCGGACGAATGTGGTGTTCACCGATCAGGGGCTGGTCGAGCGTCTGAAGGCCGAGGGAGCGAACAGCCCCGCCGATGTGGTGTTGACCGTCGATATCAGCCGGTTGAACGAGCTGGTCACGGCCAAGGTGGTGCGGCCCGTATCCTCGCCGGTGATCGAGGCCAATATTCCCGCCGCAACCCGCGATCCCCAAGGTCGCTGGTTTGGCCTGACCACCCGGGCCCGGGCGATTTTCGCCGCCAAGGATCGGGTTCCGGCTGGGGCGGTGACCTCTTACGCCGATCTGGCCGATCCGCGCTGGAAAGGCCGGGTCTGCAGCCGGCCGGGCGATCATGTTTACAACATCGGCCTGATCTCGGCGATGATCGCCCATGACGGGGTGGACAAGACCAAGGCTTGGCTGGAAGGCGTGAAAGCCAATCTGGCGCAAAAGCCGGGCGGGTCGGACCGCAGTCAGGTCAAGGCGATCAAGGAGGGGCTGTGTGATTTGGCCCTGGTGAACACCTATTACCTGGGGGCCATGCTGGCCGATCCCGACCAGAAGGCCTGGGCCGAAAGCGCCACCATGCTGTTCCCCGATCTGTCGGGCCACGGCACCCATGTGAACGTGAGCGGCATGGCGATGACCGCCAGCGCGCCCAACCGCGACAACGCCTTGAAGCTGATGGAATTCCTGTCGGGTGACGAGGCCCAGCGGCTCTATGCCGAGGCCAACAGCGAATTCCCGGTCAAGCCCGATGTGGCGCGCAGCCCGCTGGTCGCCTCGTGGGGCACGTTCACCGCCGATCCGATCGCCCTGACCGAGGTGGCGAGCCGGGCCGGCGAGGCGCTGAAGCTGGTCAATGAGGTTGATTTCAACGAGGGCCCGGGATCCTGA